The Fervidicoccus fontis Kam940 DNA window GCAAAATGGCAAGAACTCTCGCTGCAAAATTGGCAATTGCAGCAAAAGTAGATGCATTTACTGGAAGATGGATTGGCGATAAGTTGGTAGAAGACTTGCAGAAGAGGTTAGAAGAAATTAAAAAGATATATGCGAAGCCCCCTGCAAGAAAGCCTACTGAAGCCGTTCAACAGCAGACAAGACCTGAAGCGAAGAGGAGGGAATTTCCAAAGCAAAAAAAGATGAAAGGAAAGAAAAGAGGATTTGGAGGTAAGAGAGAATGAGTGAACCTATTAAAGTAAAACCACTAGAGTTGAATGAAAGGATATTTGAAATAGAATTTGATGACGGTTCAAAAAAGCTTGCAACTATAAATTTAGTCCCAGGCAAAAAAGTCTATGGAGAAAGGCTTTACAGGATAGCAGGTACGGAATATAGAGAGTGGATCCCATATAGAAGCAAATTGGCAGGAGCAATTATGAAAGGAATAAAAGCTGTTCCTATTAAAGAGGGAGAAAAGGTCCTATATTTAGGAGCTGCATCAGGAACTACTCCGAGCCATATAAGTGATATTGTAGGAGAAAAAGGGATTATTTATTCTGTAGAATTTGCGCCAAGAGTAATGAGAGAATTTTTGCTAGTCGCCTCAGATAGGAAGAACCTCATACCGATAATGTCTGATGCTAGAAAGCCTCAGCTATACTCTCATATTGTAGAGCTCGTAGACATTATCTATGCTGATGTTGCTCAACCAGAACAAGCATCAATTGTTGTTGAAAATGCTAAGTGGTTCTTAAAGTCAAGAGGTAAGATATTCCTTGCTATAAAAGCTAGGAGCATAGATGTGACAAAAGAGCCGACAGAGGTATATAAAAAGGAAATATCGATACTTCAGGAGAATAGATTTGAAATAATAGATGTGGTTCATCTAGACCCATATGATAAAGATCATGCGATGGTCTTAGCGAGCTATGAGCCAG harbors:
- a CDS encoding fibrillarin-like rRNA/tRNA 2'-O-methyltransferase, with the protein product MSEPIKVKPLELNERIFEIEFDDGSKKLATINLVPGKKVYGERLYRIAGTEYREWIPYRSKLAGAIMKGIKAVPIKEGEKVLYLGAASGTTPSHISDIVGEKGIIYSVEFAPRVMREFLLVASDRKNLIPIMSDARKPQLYSHIVELVDIIYADVAQPEQASIVVENAKWFLKSRGKIFLAIKARSIDVTKEPTEVYKKEISILQENRFEIIDVVHLDPYDKDHAMVLASYEPGK